One Mycobacterium marseillense DNA window includes the following coding sequences:
- a CDS encoding LCP family protein gives MNGERSPQRRRPARPGPPVPARAEPPQVIRREVAPPPPSPTAETQPLQRPMPPVPAPSRQPPPRPRAPSAPRRRRRWIRTMVSGLLVAVLLIAAGLVAGAVWFDTKLHREQVLADYPERPGPGRGTNWLIVGSDSRQSLSAAQQQDLATGGDIGDGRTDTILLVHVPGVGAGVPTTMVSIPRDSYVPIPEHGKDKVNAAFSMGGARLLVRTLEQATGLRIDHYAEIGFGGFAALVDALGGVTVCPRTPVSDPLAGIDLPAGCQRLDGRHALGYVRTRDTPRADLDRMVNQRQFVAELLHRAGSPAVWVNPWRWYAVPRAAADALTVDQDDHAWDLARLGWALHGSTATMTVPIGEFTSGDSGAVVVWNHDEAGRLFDALAADAPLPPTTADGQQ, from the coding sequence GTGAACGGCGAGCGCTCCCCGCAGCGTCGGCGGCCCGCACGCCCGGGCCCGCCCGTCCCAGCGCGCGCCGAGCCCCCGCAGGTGATTCGCCGCGAGGTTGCCCCGCCGCCGCCGTCGCCGACGGCGGAGACCCAGCCGCTGCAGCGCCCGATGCCGCCGGTCCCCGCACCGTCGCGCCAACCCCCGCCCCGGCCCCGCGCGCCGAGCGCGCCCCGCAGGCGGCGCCGCTGGATCCGAACGATGGTGTCGGGGCTGCTGGTGGCCGTCCTGCTGATCGCCGCGGGCCTCGTCGCCGGCGCCGTGTGGTTCGACACCAAACTGCACCGCGAGCAGGTGCTTGCCGACTATCCCGAACGGCCCGGGCCCGGCCGGGGAACGAATTGGCTGATCGTCGGCTCGGACAGCCGCCAGAGCCTGAGCGCCGCGCAGCAACAGGATTTGGCCACGGGCGGCGACATCGGCGACGGCCGCACCGACACGATCCTGTTGGTGCACGTGCCCGGCGTCGGCGCCGGGGTTCCGACGACGATGGTGTCGATACCCCGCGACTCCTACGTGCCGATTCCGGAGCACGGCAAGGACAAGGTCAACGCCGCGTTCTCGATGGGCGGCGCGCGGTTGCTGGTCCGCACGCTGGAACAGGCCACCGGATTGCGCATCGATCACTACGCCGAGATCGGATTCGGCGGATTCGCCGCCCTGGTCGACGCGCTGGGCGGGGTGACCGTGTGCCCCAGGACCCCGGTCAGTGATCCGTTGGCCGGCATCGACCTGCCGGCCGGCTGCCAGAGGCTCGACGGTCGCCACGCCCTGGGCTACGTCAGGACGCGCGACACCCCGCGGGCGGATCTGGACCGGATGGTCAACCAGCGCCAGTTCGTGGCCGAACTGCTGCATCGCGCCGGCAGCCCGGCGGTGTGGGTCAATCCTTGGCGCTGGTATGCGGTGCCGCGCGCGGCAGCCGACGCCCTGACCGTCGACCAGGACGACCACGCCTGGGATCTGGCCCGGCTGGGATGGGCGTTGCACGGGTCGACCGCCACCATGACCGTCCCGATCGGAGAGTTCACCAGCGGTGACTCCGGGGCGGTGGTGGTGTGGAATCACGATGAGGCCGGCCGGCTGTTCGAC
- a CDS encoding DUF2470 domain-containing protein has translation MVLPLSCHAPTTAERIRSACVRAGGALLAIEHDDPVPTPVHHLMDDGSFALALPVELERGRQIAGSQALLELTDYAPLPLREPVRSLVWVRGHLHEVPAAKILTTLDAIAAECPNPALLGIDTPRCAPAGGQEQRYTLLRLEIASVVVTDATGAEPVSVDELLAARPDPFCALESSLLRHLDAAHGDIVARLVSRLPAPLRRGHVRPLGLDRYGVRFRVEGSDRDHDVRLPFHKPVDDMTGLRQAIRVLMGCPFINGLRARG, from the coding sequence ATGGTGTTACCGCTGAGCTGCCATGCCCCGACCACTGCCGAACGGATCCGCAGCGCGTGCGTGCGCGCCGGCGGCGCGCTCCTGGCGATCGAGCATGACGACCCGGTCCCCACACCCGTCCATCACTTGATGGACGACGGCTCCTTCGCGCTGGCGCTGCCCGTCGAGTTGGAACGGGGGCGGCAAATCGCGGGATCGCAGGCACTGCTGGAGCTGACCGATTACGCGCCACTCCCCCTGCGCGAACCCGTCCGTTCGCTGGTGTGGGTGCGCGGGCACCTGCACGAGGTGCCCGCGGCGAAGATCCTCACGACGCTCGACGCGATCGCCGCCGAATGCCCGAATCCGGCCTTGCTGGGCATCGACACCCCGAGATGCGCGCCCGCCGGTGGACAAGAGCAGCGGTACACGCTGCTGCGGCTCGAGATCGCCTCGGTCGTGGTCACCGACGCGACCGGCGCGGAGCCGGTGTCCGTCGACGAGCTTCTCGCCGCCCGGCCCGACCCGTTCTGCGCGCTCGAGTCGAGCCTGCTGCGGCACCTGGACGCCGCCCACGGCGACATCGTGGCGCGGCTGGTGTCCCGGCTGCCGGCGCCCCTGCGACGCGGGCACGTGCGACCGCTGGGGCTCGACCGCTACGGCGTCCGGTTCCGCGTCGAGGGCAGCGACCGAGACCACGACGTCCGGCTGCCGTTCCACAAACCGGTGGACGACATGACCGGCCTGCGCCAGGCCATCCGGGTGCTGATGGGGTGCCCGTTCATCAACGGGTTGCGGGCGCGCGGCTAG
- the pheA gene encoding prephenate dehydratase, with amino-acid sequence MARIAYLGPEGTFTEAALRQITAAGLVPAPDSDGVQPLPVDSTSAALDAVRDGAANYACVPIENSIDGSVTPTLDSLAMGSPLQVFAETTLDVAFSIVVKRGCRADDVRTLAAFGVAAAQVRQWVAANLANAELRPAYSNADAAQQVAEGRVDAAVTSPLAAAHWGLDTLADGVVDEPNARTRFVLVGLPGAPPARTGADRTSVVLRIDNAPGALLAALAEFAVRGIDLTRIESRPTRTGLGIYRFFADCVGHIDDDAVAEALRALHRRCADVRYLGSWPTGSPAGALPPSADEALRWLARVRDGKPEDPAAEAQR; translated from the coding sequence GTGGCCCGCATCGCTTACCTCGGTCCGGAGGGGACCTTCACCGAGGCGGCGCTGCGACAGATCACCGCCGCCGGCCTGGTTCCCGCACCGGACTCCGACGGCGTGCAGCCGCTGCCGGTCGACAGCACCTCCGCGGCCCTGGATGCGGTGCGCGACGGCGCCGCCAACTACGCGTGCGTCCCGATCGAGAACTCGATCGATGGTTCCGTGACCCCGACCCTGGACAGCCTGGCCATGGGCTCGCCGCTGCAGGTCTTCGCCGAGACGACGCTGGACGTCGCGTTCAGCATCGTCGTCAAACGGGGGTGCCGCGCCGACGACGTGCGCACCCTGGCCGCCTTCGGGGTGGCGGCGGCCCAGGTGCGCCAGTGGGTGGCCGCCAACCTGGCCAATGCCGAACTGCGGCCGGCGTACTCCAATGCCGACGCCGCCCAGCAGGTCGCCGAGGGGCGCGTCGACGCCGCGGTGACCTCGCCGTTGGCCGCCGCTCACTGGGGGCTGGACACGCTGGCCGACGGTGTGGTCGACGAGCCCAACGCCCGCACCCGCTTCGTTCTGGTCGGGTTGCCGGGCGCCCCGCCGGCCCGCACCGGAGCCGATCGGACCTCGGTGGTGCTGCGCATCGACAACGCACCGGGCGCCCTGCTGGCCGCGCTCGCCGAATTCGCCGTCCGTGGCATCGACCTGACCCGCATCGAATCCCGGCCCACCCGAACCGGACTCGGCATCTACCGCTTTTTCGCCGATTGCGTGGGACACATCGACGACGACGCCGTCGCCGAGGCACTTAGGGCGCTGCACCGTCGTTGTGCCGATGTGAGATACCTAGGATCTTGGCCCACTGGCTCGCCCGCCGGGGCGCTGCCGCCGTCCGCCGACGAGGCGTTGCGCTGGCTGGCGCGGGTCCGGGACGGAAAGCCCGAAGACCCCGCCGCGGAGGCGCAGCGGTGA
- a CDS encoding histidine phosphatase family protein has protein sequence MSGRLILVRHGQSFGNVERRLDTRPPGAELTPLGRDQARAFARGSGRPAMLAHSVATRASQTAAVIAGQLAMSAIEVPGIHEVQVGRLEDRNDDEAVAEFNAIYDRWHRGELDVPLPGGETGNDVLDRYVPVLTDLRLRYLDDHDFHGDIVLVSHGAAIRLAAAVLAGVEADFALDNHLDNTQSVALTPITDGRWSCVRWGTLTPPFYPEAEATPVADAVRSSTDPMG, from the coding sequence GTGAGCGGTCGCTTGATCCTGGTGCGTCACGGCCAGTCCTTTGGAAACGTCGAGCGCCGGCTCGACACCCGCCCGCCGGGGGCGGAGCTCACACCGTTGGGTCGCGACCAGGCCCGGGCGTTCGCCCGCGGATCGGGTCGGCCGGCGATGCTCGCGCACTCGGTGGCCACCCGGGCCTCGCAGACCGCGGCGGTGATCGCGGGCCAGCTCGCGATGTCCGCCATCGAGGTGCCCGGCATCCACGAGGTCCAGGTCGGCCGGCTCGAAGACCGCAACGACGACGAGGCGGTCGCGGAGTTCAACGCGATCTATGACCGCTGGCATCGCGGGGAACTCGATGTGCCGCTGCCTGGCGGCGAGACCGGCAACGACGTATTGGACCGCTACGTGCCGGTGCTCACCGACCTGCGCCTGCGCTACCTCGACGACCACGACTTCCACGGCGACATCGTGCTCGTCAGCCACGGCGCGGCCATCCGGCTGGCCGCCGCGGTGCTGGCCGGCGTGGAGGCAGACTTCGCGCTCGACAACCACCTCGACAACACCCAATCCGTGGCCTTGACCCCGATCACCGACGGCCGGTGGAGTTGCGTGCGCTGGGGAACGTTGACCCCGCCCTTTTATCCGGAGGCCGAGGCGACCCCGGTCGCCGATGCGGTGCGGTCAAGCACCGACCCGATGGGCTGA
- a CDS encoding septum formation family protein, which yields MDPMSQAPEKELSEGPAVETPAASTGEPTERQPAAFLWPRSLQARATRRALLLTALGGLLIAGLATAIPVSTESGRLLDSSPVRSTGAKSDAALNRAARGECLMWPDATPESAKIVNCADDHKFEVAESIDMRTFPGSEYGPSAAPPTPARIQQITQEQCEASVRNYLGLKFDPNSKFTVSLLWPGDRAWRQSGDRRMLCGLQLPATNNQQQAFKGKVADVDQSKIWPAGTCLGIDPATNQPTDVPVDCAAPHAMEVTGTVNLAEKFPDALPAEPDQDSFIKDSCTKMTDAYLAPVKLRTTTLTLIYPTVPLSSWTAGSREVACSIGATLGNGGWATLLNSAKGQLLINGQPPVPPPDIPEERLTMPPIPLQAPAQAPSNQSTTAPEIPPNNQHLPGQQPVVTQPQQAPQPQQQAPAPQAPPPPADNGAPPANPAPEAPPPPPPAELPPGG from the coding sequence ATGGACCCGATGTCGCAAGCGCCCGAGAAGGAACTTTCGGAAGGCCCAGCAGTCGAGACGCCCGCCGCCTCGACCGGTGAGCCGACCGAACGGCAGCCGGCCGCGTTCTTGTGGCCGCGCAGCCTGCAGGCCCGGGCCACCCGGCGGGCGCTGCTGCTGACCGCGCTCGGCGGCCTGTTGATCGCCGGGCTGGCGACCGCGATCCCGGTCAGCACCGAGTCAGGACGGCTCCTCGACAGCAGCCCCGTGCGCAGCACCGGGGCCAAGAGCGACGCCGCTTTGAACCGCGCCGCCCGCGGCGAGTGCCTGATGTGGCCCGATGCCACGCCGGAGTCGGCGAAGATCGTCAACTGCGCCGACGACCACAAGTTCGAAGTTGCCGAATCCATTGACATGCGGACGTTCCCGGGCTCGGAGTACGGCCCCAGCGCCGCGCCCCCGACGCCCGCGCGCATCCAGCAGATCACCCAGGAACAGTGCGAGGCGTCCGTCCGTAACTACCTCGGACTCAAGTTCGATCCGAACAGCAAGTTCACCGTCAGCCTGCTGTGGCCGGGGGATCGGGCCTGGCGTCAGTCCGGCGATCGTCGCATGCTGTGCGGCCTGCAACTGCCCGCCACGAACAACCAGCAGCAGGCGTTCAAGGGCAAGGTCGCCGACGTCGACCAGTCCAAGATCTGGCCGGCCGGCACCTGCCTGGGCATCGATCCGGCGACCAACCAGCCGACCGATGTGCCGGTCGATTGCGCGGCCCCGCACGCGATGGAGGTCACCGGCACGGTCAACCTGGCCGAGAAGTTCCCCGACGCCCTGCCCGCCGAACCGGACCAGGACAGCTTCATCAAGGATTCGTGCACCAAGATGACCGACGCGTACCTGGCGCCCGTCAAGCTGCGCACCACCACACTGACACTGATCTACCCCACGGTGCCGTTGTCGAGTTGGACGGCCGGTAGCCGCGAGGTGGCCTGCAGCATCGGCGCGACGCTGGGCAACGGGGGCTGGGCCACTTTGCTGAACAGCGCCAAGGGTCAGCTGCTGATCAACGGTCAGCCCCCGGTGCCGCCCCCCGATATCCCCGAGGAGCGGCTCACGATGCCGCCGATTCCGCTGCAGGCCCCGGCGCAAGCGCCGTCCAACCAGTCCACGACCGCGCCGGAGATCCCGCCGAACAACCAGCACCTGCCCGGGCAGCAACCCGTGGTGACGCAACCCCAGCAGGCGCCCCAACCACAACAGCAGGCTCCCGCGCCGCAGGCGCCGCCGCCGCCGGCGGACAACGGCGCGCCGCCCGCGAACCCGGCACCCGAGGCGCCTCCGCCGCCCCCGCCGGCCGAGCTCCCGCCGGGGGGCTAG
- the serS gene encoding serine--tRNA ligase, which produces MIDLKLLREDPDAVRRSQLSRGEDPTLVDALLSADAARRAAISSADALRADQKAASKSVGAASPDERPALLARAKELAEQVKAAETAQTEAESAFTAAHMAISNVVIDGVPAGGEDDFAVLDIVGEPPALDDPKDHLELGESLGLIDMQRGAKVSGSRFYFLTGQGALLQLGLLQLALRLAVENGFTPMIPPVLVRAEVMAGTGFLGAHADEIYRVEADDLYLVGTSEVPLAGYHWNEILDLSGGPLRYAGWSSCFRREAGSYGKDTRGIIRVHQFDKVEGFVYCTPADAEAEHQRLLGWQREMLARIEVPYRVIDVAAGDLGSSAARKFDCEAWVPTQGTYRELTSTSNCTTFQARRLSTRYRDENGKPQTAATLNGTLGTTRWLVAILENHQQSDGSVRIPEALVPFVGAEVLEP; this is translated from the coding sequence GTGATCGACCTGAAGCTGCTCCGGGAAGACCCCGACGCCGTGCGCCGCTCCCAGCTCAGCCGCGGCGAAGACCCGACGCTGGTGGACGCGCTGCTGTCGGCCGACGCCGCGCGCCGGGCCGCCATCTCGTCCGCCGACGCGCTGCGGGCCGACCAGAAGGCCGCCAGCAAAAGCGTCGGCGCCGCGTCGCCCGACGAGCGCCCCGCGTTGCTGGCCCGCGCCAAGGAGCTGGCCGAGCAGGTGAAGGCCGCCGAGACCGCCCAGACCGAGGCGGAGTCGGCGTTCACCGCGGCGCACATGGCCATCTCGAACGTCGTCATCGACGGCGTGCCGGCCGGCGGGGAGGACGACTTCGCCGTCCTCGACATCGTCGGCGAGCCCCCGGCGCTCGACGACCCCAAGGATCACCTCGAACTGGGCGAGTCGCTGGGTTTGATCGACATGCAGCGCGGCGCCAAGGTCTCCGGGTCGCGGTTCTACTTCCTGACCGGCCAGGGTGCGCTGCTGCAGCTCGGCCTGCTGCAGCTGGCGCTGCGGCTGGCCGTCGAGAACGGCTTCACCCCGATGATCCCGCCGGTGCTGGTGCGCGCCGAGGTGATGGCCGGCACCGGCTTCCTGGGCGCCCATGCCGACGAGATCTACCGCGTCGAGGCCGACGACCTCTACCTGGTGGGCACCTCGGAGGTGCCGTTGGCCGGCTACCACTGGAACGAGATCCTGGACCTGTCCGGCGGCCCGCTGCGGTACGCGGGCTGGTCGTCGTGTTTTCGCCGCGAGGCCGGCAGCTACGGCAAGGACACCCGCGGCATCATCCGGGTGCATCAGTTCGACAAGGTCGAAGGCTTCGTCTATTGCACGCCCGCCGACGCCGAGGCCGAACACCAGCGGCTGTTGGGCTGGCAGCGCGAGATGCTGGCCCGCATCGAGGTGCCGTATCGGGTAATCGACGTGGCCGCAGGCGATCTCGGCTCGTCGGCCGCCCGCAAGTTCGACTGCGAGGCGTGGGTTCCCACGCAGGGCACTTATCGCGAGCTGACGTCGACCTCGAACTGCACCACGTTCCAGGCGCGCCGGCTGTCCACCCGCTACCGCGACGAGAACGGCAAGCCCCAAACCGCGGCCACGCTCAACGGCACGCTGGGCACCACCCGCTGGCTGGTGGCGATCCTGGAGAACCACCAGCAATCCGACGGCAGTGTACGGATTCCCGAGGCGCTGGTGCCGTTCGTCGGCGCCGAGGTGCTCGAGCCCTAA
- a CDS encoding AraC family transcriptional regulator — protein MSEISHHGLVTSAQTLPPGARIERHRHPQHQIVYPSSGAVSVTTPAGTWITPANRAIWIPAGCWHEHKFHGTTQFHGVALDPDRHRRGPAAPAVLAVSPLMRELIIACSQSDGTDTAEHHRMLAVLHDQLQATSVAEPLWIPTPVDPRLRDACALIADNLAEPLTLQQIGDRVGVAQRTLSRLFSDELAMTFPQWRTQVRLQHALVLLADRRDVTSVAAECGWATPSAFIDTYRRAFGHTPGQLAGKAP, from the coding sequence ATGTCGGAAATCAGCCACCACGGACTGGTCACGTCGGCGCAGACGTTGCCGCCGGGAGCGCGCATCGAACGGCACCGCCACCCGCAACATCAGATCGTCTACCCGTCCTCGGGCGCGGTGTCGGTGACCACGCCGGCGGGCACGTGGATCACGCCTGCCAATCGCGCCATCTGGATCCCGGCCGGGTGCTGGCACGAACACAAGTTCCACGGCACCACGCAGTTTCACGGCGTCGCACTGGATCCCGACCGCCACCGTCGCGGCCCGGCAGCGCCGGCCGTCCTGGCGGTCAGCCCCTTGATGCGCGAACTGATCATCGCGTGCTCGCAGTCCGACGGCACCGACACCGCCGAGCATCACCGGATGCTGGCCGTCCTGCACGACCAGCTGCAAGCGACCAGCGTCGCGGAGCCGCTGTGGATCCCCACGCCCGTCGACCCCCGGCTGCGGGACGCGTGCGCGTTGATCGCCGACAACCTGGCCGAGCCGTTGACGCTGCAGCAGATCGGCGATCGGGTCGGCGTCGCTCAGCGCACGCTGAGCCGTTTGTTCAGCGACGAGCTGGCCATGACGTTCCCCCAATGGCGCACCCAGGTCCGGCTGCAGCACGCGCTCGTGTTGCTCGCCGACCGGCGGGATGTCACGTCGGTGGCAGCCGAATGTGGTTGGGCCACACCGAGTGCCTTCATCGACACCTACCGGCGGGCCTTCGGGCACACCCCCGGCCAGCTGGCCGGCAAGGCTCCCTGA
- a CDS encoding class I SAM-dependent methyltransferase, producing MAMNLLHRRRCSSASWEKAVADQLLPWALQDVELGTRTVEIGPGYGATLRGLLDRTTSLTAVELDGAMADRLQRRYGERARIIQASGTETGLPAGDFTSVVCFTMLHHVPTVGLQDQLFAEAFRLLTPGGVFAGSDGVPSLAFRLLHVADTYNPIAPTDLPGRLRAAGFTDIHTDVRRGRQRWRAVKPG from the coding sequence ATGGCGATGAATCTCCTCCACCGGCGGCGCTGCAGCTCGGCATCATGGGAAAAGGCGGTGGCCGATCAGCTGTTGCCGTGGGCGTTGCAGGACGTCGAATTGGGCACGCGGACTGTGGAAATCGGCCCCGGGTACGGCGCGACGCTGCGCGGCCTGCTCGATCGCACGACCTCGCTCACGGCCGTCGAACTCGACGGCGCGATGGCCGATCGCCTGCAACGCCGCTACGGCGAGCGGGCGCGCATTATCCAGGCGAGCGGCACCGAAACGGGGCTGCCCGCGGGCGATTTCACGTCCGTGGTGTGCTTCACGATGCTGCACCACGTTCCCACCGTCGGGCTGCAGGACCAGCTCTTCGCCGAGGCGTTCAGGCTGCTCACGCCCGGCGGGGTTTTCGCCGGCAGCGACGGCGTCCCGTCACTGGCGTTCCGCCTGCTCCACGTCGCCGACACCTACAACCCCATCGCACCGACGGACCTCCCCGGCCGGCTTCGGGCCGCGGGGTTCACCGACATCCACACCGACGTCCGGCGTGGTAGGCAGCGCTGGCGGGCCGTCAAACCGGGCTAG
- a CDS encoding DUF2834 domain-containing protein, whose translation MVSLLTHAVLGLAVISWIVTSNSKVFARPANGPLFSPMEIVYYVVGIASVALGWYFNITFVHEYSQGSTNPLWGEHGSWAEYIKLMFTNPAASSASQDYTIANVILLPIFTIVDGYRRGLRHPWLYFVSSLFTSFAFAFAFYFATMERQRRHGHVAGEPATKITA comes from the coding sequence ATGGTCTCGCTACTCACTCACGCCGTGCTCGGACTGGCGGTCATCAGTTGGATCGTCACGTCGAACTCGAAGGTTTTCGCCCGGCCGGCCAACGGCCCACTGTTTTCGCCGATGGAAATCGTGTATTACGTCGTCGGCATCGCGTCCGTCGCGCTCGGCTGGTACTTCAACATCACGTTCGTGCACGAGTACTCGCAAGGCTCCACCAACCCGCTGTGGGGCGAACACGGGAGCTGGGCCGAATACATCAAGCTGATGTTCACCAACCCGGCGGCGAGCTCGGCCAGCCAGGACTACACGATCGCGAATGTGATTCTGCTGCCGATCTTTACGATCGTGGACGGCTACCGGCGTGGATTGCGCCACCCCTGGCTGTATTTCGTGTCCAGCCTGTTCACCAGCTTCGCGTTCGCGTTCGCCTTCTACTTCGCGACGATGGAACGGCAGCGCCGCCACGGGCACGTTGCCGGCGAGCCGGCGACGAAAATCACGGCCTAG
- a CDS encoding TetR/AcrR family transcriptional regulator, with amino-acid sequence MVRPAQTARSERTREALRQAALVRFLAQGVEDTSAEQIAADAGVSLRTFYRHFSSKHDLLFADYTGLHWFRAALDARPADEQIIDSVQSAIFSFPYDVDAVAKIAALRQDELDPGRIVRHIREVQADFADAIAAQWQRRGRGAAGAAEPTADQRVRTAVTARCIAAAVFGAMEVWMVGDDRSLGELARLCHAALESLRAGITDSWTTGTAPHVSS; translated from the coding sequence ATGGTCAGGCCCGCTCAGACGGCACGCAGCGAGCGCACGCGCGAAGCGTTGCGCCAGGCCGCCCTGGTGCGATTCCTGGCCCAGGGCGTCGAGGACACGTCGGCCGAGCAGATCGCCGCCGATGCCGGGGTGTCGCTGCGGACGTTCTATCGCCACTTCAGCTCGAAGCACGACCTGTTGTTCGCCGATTACACCGGGCTGCACTGGTTTCGCGCGGCCCTGGACGCCAGGCCGGCCGACGAACAGATCATCGACTCGGTGCAGTCGGCCATCTTCTCGTTCCCGTACGACGTCGACGCGGTCGCCAAGATCGCCGCGCTGCGCCAGGACGAGCTGGACCCCGGCCGCATCGTCCGCCACATCCGGGAGGTCCAGGCCGACTTCGCCGACGCCATTGCGGCACAGTGGCAACGGCGTGGTCGCGGGGCCGCGGGCGCCGCCGAGCCGACGGCCGACCAGCGGGTGCGCACCGCGGTGACCGCGCGGTGCATCGCCGCGGCCGTCTTCGGCGCCATGGAGGTCTGGATGGTCGGCGACGACCGGTCCCTGGGCGAGCTCGCGCGGCTGTGCCACGCCGCCCTGGAGTCGCTGCGCGCGGGTATCACCGACTCCTGGACTACCGGGACCGCCCCCCATGTTTCGTCATAA
- a CDS encoding phytoene desaturase family protein, with amino-acid sequence MTGYDAIVIGAGHNGLTAAVLLAKAGLRTVCLDPKLYAGGMASTVELFDGYQFEIAGSVQFPTARVVVDELGLDAMPTIDLDVMSVAVRGVGDDPLVQYSDPVKLFTHLNEVHGADAVNGMAGLMAWSQGPTRALGRFEAGTPPKSIDEMYACATNEFERAAIDDMLFGSVTDVLDRYLPDREKHGALRGSMTVLAVNTLYRGPATPGSAAALAFGLGVPEGDTMQMKKLRGGIGALTSHLCDVLESHGGEVRLRTKVTEILVADGRVTGVRTEAGETLHAPIVVSGIAPDTTLNDLIDPGALPADIRERYARIDHRGSYLQMHFALDEAPAFAAPYEALNEPAMQASIGLFCTPEEVQQQWEDARRGIVPADPTVVLQIPSQNDPDLAPQGKHAASAFALFFPIEGDVDYGQAKVEMGQRVIDKITRLAPNFERSIIRHTTFTPKHMGVMFGAPGGDYCHGLLNANQVGPNRPGPKGFLGQPIPIEGLYLGSAGCHGGPGITFIPGYNAARQALADRGR; translated from the coding sequence ATGACTGGTTATGACGCGATCGTCATCGGCGCGGGGCACAACGGACTGACCGCGGCGGTGCTGCTGGCCAAGGCCGGGCTGCGGACGGTGTGCCTGGATCCCAAGCTCTACGCGGGCGGGATGGCTTCCACCGTCGAGCTTTTCGACGGCTATCAGTTCGAGATCGCCGGTTCGGTGCAGTTCCCGACGGCACGGGTGGTGGTCGACGAGCTCGGCCTGGACGCCATGCCGACAATCGACCTCGACGTGATGTCGGTGGCGGTGCGGGGCGTCGGTGACGATCCCCTGGTCCAGTACAGCGACCCCGTCAAGCTGTTCACCCACCTCAACGAGGTGCACGGGGCCGACGCCGTCAACGGGATGGCGGGGCTGATGGCGTGGAGCCAGGGCCCGACCCGCGCGCTGGGCCGCTTCGAAGCCGGCACCCCGCCCAAGAGCATCGATGAGATGTATGCCTGCGCCACAAACGAATTCGAGCGTGCGGCGATCGACGACATGCTGTTCGGCTCGGTCACCGACGTGCTGGACCGCTATCTGCCGGACCGCGAGAAGCACGGCGCGCTGCGCGGTTCGATGACCGTGCTGGCCGTCAACACCCTCTACCGGGGCCCGGCCACGCCGGGCAGCGCGGCCGCGCTCGCCTTCGGCCTCGGCGTGCCCGAGGGCGACACGATGCAGATGAAGAAGCTGCGCGGCGGCATCGGCGCGCTCACCTCGCACCTGTGCGACGTGCTGGAAAGCCACGGCGGCGAAGTTCGGTTGCGCACCAAGGTAACCGAGATCCTCGTCGCGGACGGTCGGGTGACCGGGGTGCGCACCGAGGCGGGCGAGACATTGCACGCCCCGATCGTCGTCTCGGGCATCGCCCCGGACACCACGCTCAACGACCTGATCGATCCCGGCGCGCTGCCCGCCGACATCCGGGAGCGCTACGCGCGCATCGACCACCGCGGCAGCTACCTGCAGATGCACTTCGCGCTGGACGAGGCCCCCGCCTTCGCCGCGCCCTACGAGGCCCTCAACGAGCCCGCCATGCAGGCCTCGATCGGACTGTTCTGCACGCCGGAAGAGGTCCAGCAGCAGTGGGAGGACGCCCGGCGCGGCATCGTTCCGGCCGACCCGACCGTCGTCCTGCAGATCCCCTCGCAGAACGACCCGGACCTCGCACCGCAGGGCAAGCACGCCGCGTCGGCGTTCGCGTTGTTCTTCCCGATCGAGGGCGACGTGGATTACGGGCAGGCGAAGGTCGAAATGGGTCAGCGGGTGATCGACAAGATCACCCGTCTTGCACCGAATTTCGAACGCAGCATCATCCGGCACACCACCTTCACCCCCAAGCACATGGGGGTGATGTTCGGGGCGCCGGGAGGCGACTACTGCCACGGCCTGTTGAACGCGAACCAGGTCGGCCCCAACCGGCCGGGCCCCAAGGGCTTTCTGGGCCAGCCGATCCCGATCGAGGGCCTGTACCTGGGCAGCGCGGGATGTCACGGTGGACCGGGTATCACGTTCATCCCCGGCTACAACGCGGCACGACAGGCGCTCGCCGACCGGGGACGCTAG